In the Engystomops pustulosus chromosome 2, aEngPut4.maternal, whole genome shotgun sequence genome, one interval contains:
- the NHSL3 gene encoding NHS-like protein 3 encodes MSTQTALNPDRDPAPPAQDTGALEPKKKKHKPGTLRRALTWLRGRKKKKSEVKQQEGKENAKPDGEPQQPPPQEDDSPDNVFFPSGRASIVEEIHSQAQEGLKSLQRREKQQSDHSSQDENTNPESTPDTKDNGFRNRSHSYNTENTDDAMLSRSEMIQRKGSTFRPYDSPRTPSNKVGRKRKEKRATVVGVPQHIAAELGLQPSSTHRGIHDLFRREDGQLIQKKSDEIPVANGVKGQEAEFVVIPTVDGKPASVPHGGAHVSLAALEQTEAALQRHINKVYHDDSYIGWKSASKLSPMILRPKSVAVPGMTTHSPQSDSVSPVMSISPQATYMSKIIPNAVLPPLVDVVALSRSSVRTLSRCSLASASPASVRGSLHRTRGMSSSSDNWSRSQSTETIVSDSSTISSRGGDNTLEANEKSGLSTGRASPALSTGTQDGSDAASLCSGRSSVRSVSLRKSKKAPPPPKRTYSLQQQKELGLPPRPEKKSSTKTNHGKDPWVLRTDKVSSDNEVFLPSLAGPKQNSPSRSDRTMSPSSGYSSQSGTPTMPVRSLLESPGSRRKTPPKPERSSLKSAANMSVSSTSPVENNSPILINPSRVGSSISDQEIQDPIPPHPCVPAPLCPPPNSAVDLAVTAVTPPPSPPPTHHPTPPPTRKSDSDADAVPSVKVETEQKESSWPPPPPETSDIQDLSMADFPPPDEELFLPPPPFMEAISELASSEVVSVITNDKPDMPRAETPVSTSNNEESSDVVAALQPESVPLYTAEHAPVIVNNTDPVPPIATENTDSIVPPSTEPTLLPPDSSDTSITNGEDIITYKPHFKTTSTITNECKETLDPNVPQEAVENLPLTTTKITNTTTSIVTTVPSNTVESSVPNVPSSAVVRTSIPSKTSSSPLLKPSSWKPVSAPGSRKESTSPVATQKEDANLPIVTPSLLQMVRLRSIQARVPQSPFSQPHSGIPAPQKPVRKSLSYRSSQGSDSSPIESPTVPPVTPQKPPDSPSTHKSPASAASFVFSRGSKKFVFDTPASQDAESSLKKEQEQKAQGGPRSPDEKPPIQRKPSKIPPPVARKPSVGIPRTPTTPPVSTGSTNGSLFTNKDPGLAPSASATVASGTQAEHAQAQTSQSEQA; translated from the exons AGAACGCAAAGCCTGATGGTGAACCCCAACAGCCTCCACCTCAAGAAGATGACTCGCCTGACAATGTATTCTTCCCCAGTGGACGTGCCTCTATTGTGGAGGAGATCCACAGCCAAGCACAGGAGGGGCTCAAGTCCCTACAGAGAAGAG AAAAACAGCAAAGTGATCATTCCTCCCAGGATGAAAATACAAATCCAGAG TCCACACCAGACACAAAAGACAATGGCTTCCGTAACCGCTCCCATTCCTACAACACAGAAAACACAGATGACGCAATGTTGTCTCGGTCAGAGATGATCCAGCGCAAAG GCTCAACATTTAGACCTTATGACTCACCCAGAACGCCATCAAACAAGGTTGGAAGGAAGCGTAAGGAAAAGAGAGCTACAGTTGTGGGAGTGCCGCAGCACATTGCAGCAGAACTTG GACTTCAGCCTTCTTCCACACATCGGGGCATCCATGATTTGTTTCGCAGAGAGGATGGTCAGTTAATTCAGAAAAAGTCTGACGAAATTCCAGTAGCGAATGGGGTTAAAGGACAGGAGGCAGAATTTGTTGTTATCCCTACAGTAGATGGAAAACCTGCTTCAGTGCCACATGGTGGAGCTCATGTCTCTTTGGCTGCTCTGGAGCAGACAGAAGCTGCTTTACAACGGCACATAAACAAGGTATATCATGATGACAGCTACATTGGTTGGAAATCTGCATCTAAGCTATCACCTATGATTCTGCGCCCAAAGTCTGTGGCTGTTCCTGGAATGACAACACATTCACCTCAGAGTGACTCTGTGAGCCCTGTCATGTCGATATCTCCCCAAGCTACCTACATGTCCAAGATAATACCAAATGCAGTACTTCCTCCGCTAGTTGATGTGGTTGCCTTGAGCCGCTCCAGTGTTCGAACATTAAGCAGATGCAGTCTTGCCTCAGCTAGCCCAGCCTCAGTGCGTGGCTCACTGCATCGAACGAGGGGTATGTCTAGCTCTAGTGATAATTGGAGCCGGTCACAGTCTACAGAAACTATAGTATCAGACTCTTCCACTATTTCCTCTAGAGGTGGTGATAATACTTTAGAAGCAAATGAAAAATCTGGATTAAGCACTGGTAGGGCATCTCCTGCCCTTAGTACTGGAACTCAAGATGGTTCAGATGCTGCTAGCTTATGCAGTGGCCGCTCTTCTGTGCGTAGCGTATCATTGCGAAAAAGCAAAaaggctcctccccctcctaaaCGAACCTATTCATTGCAGCAACAGAAAGAATTGGGTCTTCCTCCCAGGCCTGAAAAGAAGTCCTCAACAAAGACTAATCATGGCAAAGATCCTTGGGTGCTAAGAACAGATAAAGTGTCGTCTGATAATGAGGTTTTTCTCCCCTCTTTGGCTGGACCAAAGCAAAACTCTCCTAGTCGTTCAGATAGAACCATGTCTCCATCCAGTGGCTACTCTAGTCAAAGTGGGACACCAACAATGCCTGTCAGATCTCTTCTGGAGTCTCCAGGTTCTCGTAGAAAAACGCCACCAAAACCAGAGAGATCTAGTCTTAAGTCAGCAGCAAATATGTCTGTGAGCTCGACATCACCAGTTGAGAACAATTCCCCCATTCTCATCAATCCATCCAGAGTTGGTTCTTCTATTTCTGACCAGGAGATACAGGACCCAATTCCACCACACCCATGTGTGCCTGCCCCTTTATGTCCACCACCTAACAGTGCAGTAGACCTTGCTGTGACAGCAGTAACTCCTCCACCGTCACCACCACCAACTCATCATCCAACACCTCCTCCTACAAGAAAATCTGACTCAGATGCTGATGCTGTCCCATCAGTAAAAGTAGAAACTGAACAAAAAGAATCCTcgtggcctccccctcctccagagaCTTCTGATATTCAGGACTTATCAATGGCAGATTTCCCTCCTCCTGATGAGGAGCTATTTTTGCCCCCACCACCTTTTATGGAAGCCATAAGTGAACTTGCAAGCTCAGAAGTGGTCAGTGTCATTACCAATGACAAACCAGATATGCCAAGAGCAGAAACGCCTGTGTCAACATCAAACAATGAGGAATCATCAGATGTTGTTGCAGCTCTTCAACCTGAATCGGTGCCTTTATATAcagctgagcatgcacctgttatAGTGAATAATACCGATCCTGTGCCTCCAATAGCCACAGAGAACACAGACTCTATTGTGCCTCCCTCTACCGAACCTACGTTGTTGCCTCCTGATTCTTCAGATACTTCAATTACAAATGGAGAAGATATTATAACATATAAGCCACATTTTAAGACAACCTCGACTATTACTAATGAATGCAAAGAAACACTTGATCCTAATGTGCCACAAGAAGCTGTGGAAAATCTACCACTAACCACTACAAAGATTACAAATACCACTACATCCATTGTAACCACTGTGCCATCAAATACTGTGGAATCATCTGTTCCTAATGTGCCATCATCAGCTGTAGTTAGGACCTCGATTCCTTCAAAAACTTCAAGCTCTCCACTTCTCAAGCCAAGTTCATGGAAGCCAGTCAGTGCACCAGGTTCTAGGAAAGAATCAACAAGCCCTGTGGCCACACAAAAAGAAGATGCTAATTTACCTATTGTAACCCCATCCTTACTGCAGATGGTTCGCTTGCGGTCAATACAGGCCAGGGTTCCACAGAGTCCATTCTCTCAACCGCATTCTGGGATTCCAGCACCGCAAAAACCTGTTCGCAAATCTTTATCATACAGATCTTCTCAGGGGTCCGATTCATCTCCAATAGAAAGCCCAACAGTACCACCTGTTACTCCACAAAAACCACCAGACTCCCCTTCTACACACAAATCACCAGCCTCTGCTGCCAGCTTTGTATTTTCCAGGGGTTCAAAGAAGTTTGTATTTGACACTCCTGCATCGCAAGATGCAGAATCATCACTAAAGAAAGAACAAGAGCAAAAAGCACAAGGGGGTCCACGTAGTCCAGATGAAAAACCCCCAATACAAAGGAAACCTAGCAAGATTCCTCCTCCTGTGGCAAGGAAACCTTCAGTTGGGATCCCTCGGACACCCACAACCCCTCCAGTTTCTACAGGAAGCACAAATGGAAGCTTGTTCACAAACAAAGACCCAGGATTAGCTCCTTCAGCCTCAGCAACTGTTGCATCTGGGACCCAGGCAGAACATGCCCAAGCACAAACAAGCCAGTCTGAACAAG CCTAA